Within the Platichthys flesus chromosome 16, fPlaFle2.1, whole genome shotgun sequence genome, the region ggCAGACCTTATTCTTTATTTGTGTACAGAGTGTACGTACAGCTCTCACCTCATCTCAGTGATTCACCGAGCTCTGTGACCACAGTATCCTGCCCCTTATATATTACACATTCAGTCTGAAGGGCTCTAAATGTGTCGGGGTTGGTGGCAACAGATGCTGTTCGGTTTTAAAAGGATTCTTTATACACGTGTTGCACTTAGTAGAATTATTTATCCTATATATTTCCTTTTCAGTCACCTTTTATAATACCCTCAATAACCTGCAACATGCCACTTTTAAACTTGGCTGTATTTTAACAGAGTACAAATACCGTAAAACGTCTTTTCCAGCTACTTTAATTCGCACGGCATTATGGATATAGTGTGTGATGCAATACATAATTTACAGTAACTTCCTACATTTTTGTAATTGAAGACAGATAAAACATTTGAGGCAGTGAAACTACACGATAGCTTTCTCTCTATGTTTCACTCCAAAGAAGAAGTTTTATTTATGATGGAACAAGTTCTACCTCCATGTTTTATTATACGAGTATAGGCAACAAGTGagaagggaaacacagagactGGGATTTTACTCCATCTGCCTGTTGGACCTTCTCCATCCTCACAGCCCTCCCCGTGCCCCGTGCTCTTCCCCTCGTTCGAATTCAGTGCTGTGGGGGCCTGAGCCTTCAGCTGCTCTGCACCACCACTCTGGACCTCACATCTGCCAGCTGGACCCTGATGGACTGTTCACAACACATCTGTCTAAAGCAATCCTCCACTCTGATTTAACCTTTAACTACTCATGTGTCACGTATGTTGTATTGATTAGTGTGTCTCTGCATCTGTTATGTGTGCGtagttatttaaatatattatgtgtttgtttatgatatgttgtgtccatgtgtcctTGGGTgttcagaaagaaaatgtctgatcaatatttttattattgatgaattgtgtgaaaacagaacattaacattttaCTTTGGACTCATGCTGTCACCAATATAAAGAGGCCAATGATCACATTATACAGGAAAAGTTTGTGCAACAGTAAAAAGGTCCCTATCTGAGGTGCAACACTTAAAGTTcccctttttgtcttttttatgtggtaaatttacacatttacattggTTTCTGAGTCATTTCCCACATGTTATTCATAACCACCTTTTCAAACCGCTCTGGTTCCTGTTTACACACTCTGTTTCCAGTCTATATGTCATCTTGCTTTTACTCCATCAGGCAAAAATGGGTCCTCCAGTAACTGCACAACCCAACAACTACTGGCTGCTTCGCCTTCACAGCATGGAGGCCTGAACAGCTGGCTAAGCTTTGGGGTCCCTTTTAGCTTGGGtcacatgttaaatgtttgagtGGATTGTAGGGTTACTTCCCCTCTTTTGCCCTGAATGGTTCCAGTtgcatcatgttttattatccATTTTTGGTAATTGTTATTATTTGAGTTacagtttatttcatttaattatataAATTGATTATCTAACCTAGTTTAGCGGTGTCAATGGCCGGCCCCATGGCCACGGCTGATTTAGATTCATTTTGATATTCTTTTCTGAGTATTTTGGGCTTTGTTCCCACGACCCTTTCAGTCACTGAGAGCCAAAGGTAGTGGTGCTGGTGTCCTGGGTGGCTGTCTCTGCCTTTTGTGTGCTTGCTCCCCCAGGTTTGATTTTcttccaacaaacaaacaaaaacatgtgtgaGAATGTTCCTCAGGTATGACTGGGGCGAAGTTGTACTTAGTTTTTTTGGGATCCCTCCTCCCTCATTGACCCATGCCCCCATTGGTAAGCCTCAGCTCCTGATTAGGATCTCCTTTCCCCACATCCCTGTGTGACTGGATTGTACTGCCAAGACATGCTGATAATGAACCTGAATGCCTTGGTACAGATATTactaaaatctaaataattCTTCTGGGGAAATTCCTGAGGGGGCGTTGTCTGGTGGGGATTACTTGATGAGGTATCATTTCTAACTAGCATTAAGCTTCCAAATGTACCTAATCCCACTCTGATCTTCACACAAATATATTACGGTCACTTTTTGAAAGACGTTATTGAGGTTAAAAATATGTGAATGTGAGCTTTTTGACTGAGTGACATATCAAACCAGACTTCATAACTGTAATAGGTCAGGCTCATGTCAGTATAGGTCAGGTTCATTCTGTGATCATGTTGTGGTCCCTGAGGAGCTGTTGTCACCTTCGTGTTCCCAAGCGCACAAAGCCCCAAGTCAGCCTCATTGTTTACAAGTGTGAAATAATGCAACAGCCACCCTGCGAGGATTGGGACAGGGCGTTCAAGAACTGAAATTAACCTCGTCAATGTGAGTTTGAATAGTTGCTGAAACTTTAACAATTTGCCATTGTTCCATTCGGTCGCTGCTGTGACCCGTGTCAGCGTTAACTCACAGTTTTAATTCTCAGGCTTGAACAGCCCCTGTCCGTCTGCATAAGTCAAGTCATGTAGCACCTTGTGAAAGGGGCACAGTGAggtttgagaaaaaaacaaagtgtgaaTAAAACAAGAAGTCGCATTGCTCAAACTGTACTTCTGTTGAATAAGAATACAGCAGACCTGCCTTCAGGGACTGGGGAAATACAAATCTCTGAATACGTACTCAGCCGTTCTTTGTTTGCTTCTTTCCAAATAAAGCTCAGAACTGTTACCATTGTTGGATTTTGCTCAGTCTGATGCAGTCTGAGGCAgagaacatatatatatgtcatcGCCATAGTTCACAGACCAGGTGCCAAAACTCAGTCTATGGGAGGGTGTGCCGGCCAGATGGACTCTGTAAAACAATGACCATTGACACAAACTCCTCTTGAccttctctccgtcctcctctcacCAAGTCCCACATGAGGGAAAAAGATAAAGCAAAATTAGCAAAGACGGGGACAGACACATAAATAACGCGTTTGGGGAAAAAAGCGGTTCTTTAACATGTTATGAAACAGTTAGTTATCAGGAACCTCGGCAGGCTGCACTCCCTGACAAGCTGTGTGGGCGTGAGTCAGCGAGAGTGAAACCCCTCCCCAGAAAATGTAGACGACCCAGCACATCACATGAGATTcaaaaggaggagggagacagtggcagagggagagaggacggaggaaAGAGACTGATTCATtcatctgtatatatatatatatattcagctttttgtttgttagcaactgcacaaacacactttttccACAACTGTTGAGCGGGcgatgcagatttttttttttcctttgttacGTCACAGTCACTTTAGAGAAgttgagaagaaaagagaagaggagaagcgaTCTGGACCCTTTGACTTGGAGAGTTCCTCCGTTTGTGTTTTGGCTGTTTGAACTTTCTCGCCTATACTGACCTGGACAGTGGTTCATTGGTTCACCATGGCGGGCAGGTGGAACCTCATGATATTGGGTGAGTCACATCTGTTGTCCATGTGCACTGTAGTTAGAATGGAAatcatctgtttttaaaaaagctCAAAACTTAGTCTGTGCTCGTAGAAAGGAAACCAAGCTGAGGCAGTACCCTACAAAGTTATATATAAGCCTAAATGGTTTTGACCAAAATTTTAGTGTTAAAGAATCATTTTAATCacctttaaatacaaacatttactaCATGTTATAAAGGTCGAGACAAGTTGTTATTAAATtccatattttatcattttgtttatcaagtTTCCATTGAGATCAAAACTGCCATCACCCTTATCCAaagttcatccatccatccattagctaTAGATAATATAGTATgcatctatatatacatatatataaatatgtagcCAATCCCAGGTGACTTTGGACGAGAGacggggtacaccctggacaggtcgccaacATATCACAGGGCCAATAAAATGTATAGAGACATTTACATCTCAAGAGTCTCCAATAACCTAAAACCAGTTTGCTTGTCAATGGACTGTGGGAGATCTGCGGAGACACAAAAACCCACACCGACGTGGGGAGAACACGCAAACTCTCATACAGTATGAAGGGTCCTGGACTTTGTGGGAAAGAGCCCAAATGAATCAGGAGAAAAGGAAGCAGAGTGATGCTGAAGTAAGCAGCGTGTCTCCAAATAACCCACTATCTGGGCCCCACTGCACAGAGAAGCACTGTTCCTCTGTCCATCTATTTTTACTCACTATGAGCTCATCGCTCGACATGGTGATCGAGAGAGTTATCacagtcacacatacacatctgcCCTCGGAGGAAGAAACATAAGGTGTTGCCATGCAACCATGTAAAAACACTGTTTAATGTCATGATTCGGAGAAAGCAATTTTGTATCTTATTCTAGGTGTTCCTGTTTTGAGGTGAACAGATGGTAGTTGCAGCTGTCCAGAGAAGTTTGAGTTCCTCCTTAAGTCACTAGGTCTGCTCAAGTTAGTATTAGCAGGGATTTCACCCAAAGTCACCATAAATGTGCCGTACTTTCCTCATATCAACTGTATCACACCAATAATTTGATACCAAAATCCCGGAATGTCGACAAATACAGCAAATCTTCATGGCCACGACATCGGAGGATTACACTTGATTCAACGTACTAATACAAATAATGCAACTGCACTTTCTTCCTGTTTTGCCCAAACACTCTAGATGCCCCTAGAGATGGACTCTGTGCTCACACAGCAGAGGATGTAAAAGTACTTTGTGGTTGCACGGTGCCAGCTCACGTTTCCTCACTTCTAGGAAGCAGAGTTTTGCAGAAACTGATTTATTGTTCATTTTGAGTTATGGTGCAGAGACGGTCTGAACAATCTcaggaaatgagaggagagggtgaaggTATTTACCTTTTCTACTGAGCGTGAGCCTTACTGCTGTGTCCCTGTAGCTGcactaaacttttttttaatgtttcaaaaGGGGAGAAAGTTTAGATTAAGCTTGGGTACAAGTGTAACAGATGTTGCAGTGATGTTCGGAGGATGATAAACTGTTGACTGACGTGTTGCctgcttgtttttttcagctCTGTGCCTCTCTGTATTCACGGTTCTGTCCACAGCACCATGTCCCAAGGGATTTTTTCTCAAGAAGCAGAAATGCTTTGgtatgaaaaacaaactaatctTCACAAATAACTCACCGTGGGAAAGCAAGCATGTTGTGGCATGTGTGGGTGTTTATGGCATTTGTAACAGATTGCTTATCTTTTTTCTCAGAATTTAGaaacttaaaatatataatgtgacGAAGGATTTCTGCCACAGATTATGTATAAAAGGAGCATGTTTGACTTGTTGTCCTTCAAATTATACTTTTTCTGTTACAAAGATATTGATGAATGTGCAGTGGACGATGATTATCCAGATGGACCCTGTGGAGATAATACTGTCTGTACCAACACCAACGGCAGCTTCTACTGCCAATGTGAAGAAGGTTTCAGATCATCAGGTGATGTGGATTTTTCCGCTGACTCACATGTGACCTGCAGAGGTGAGTCCTCTTCTATTGAACTGAATCAACGGCGGCAGAGTCCAGTTCACATTGAGTAAACATCATTTGCAACAAATGTGATGTGTTTTACTTTTAGATATCGATGAGTGTTCGGGAGTCAAAGACATCTGTGAACCTAATGCCGACTGTTACAACTCAATTCCATTTTACTCCTGCATCTGTAAAGATGGATACATCTCCACCCCAAGAGTGGAGAAGTTTATTCATGGTGACAACGTGACATGTATCGGTAAGATAATTTATATACAGGGGTATAATTGTTCCCCATATGCTGTAGTGATATGATTTTAGTGCCTCTTTACTTGAGGCAAGAAAAATCTGATCAAAGTTCCGTATTTGCAGCTATTCTTGAGTGTCCTCTTCTTCCCCGACAGATATTGTTGAATGTGAAGAGAACAACTATTGTGGTCAACATGCGACGTGCATCAACACGATCGGCAGCCATCTTTGTGTCTGCAACGCTGGCTTTGAAACAAAATCTGGCAAATCAAACTTCACCGATGGTCAGGAGAAATGTGAAGGTAAGAGCTATAACGTGACGCTGCAAAAGCTGTGAGTTAAACagttcaaaaatgtttttacattattCTGAGTCATGGTAGGCAGGCAAAAGTGTTCTGTAATGTACTTTAAATGCTTGGTAAGGCAttatataaatagaataaatttACCgttatatcaaataaataaacaggggcCTTGTCTGAACATTTTTGTGTTGCTTAAAGGAAAtctaaaaaatattatttgatcCCTCAGTAAAGTTTGGTTATAGAACGAGTGGGTTCAGTGAATGGATGTCCCTTAATTtgcttcatgttttttatttgatccaTTATCTGTAAAATACTAACAAGTACCATTTTGGATGTGTGTTGGAGTGGACCAGGATATTTATTCTTCCATTAGCGctgactgaaacacacagcacaaccATTTCCCCTCTCCCTGATCTGTTCCCATTTTAGACATTTGTGTGATTGATCAGACAATCTGTGGAAATGGAACCTGCCACCACGGAGCCGGCGGCCATTACTGTGTGTGCCACGCGGGGTTCACTAACTATGGCGTCAAAGGTTCTCGGTGCTCTGGTAAGAAAACAGCAGCGCTCAACTTTTTCCAGCATCCATTTTGCACCAGTGTTTGTTCAGTGAATGTATAAACAGAACATTTTCGTGAGTGCAGGTTTCCTCATAATGTGAATGCTGTCATCAGCAAGCACATCTGATCaatcaaacttcctgtttcctcagcGTTCAACTGTGAGGATTTCAAAGATATGAACGATCTGATAGGGGTAAGTCCGCCCCGGAAGTTTTATCACGGCTCAGCATATATTCAAAaatgtttctatatttttctGTTATCTCTTTGTCTCATTCTCTCTGTATCACTCTCCAAGAAATTCAACGGTGCACATGACCTCGTGGTGCATTTGGAAAAGACTTGCTTGAAGCTCACAGAGAGCAACAACCTCTCTGGAGAAAAGCTCTTAAGGGTATGTCTTCATTTGTATCATCACATCTATAGAAATGCAATTTTATCTGGTAAAATCTTCAATATCTTCACAACCAGTGCAGACACAGGAAGCTCTGGCTCCTTCAGGCTCTGTCACATGGTGTTCATATGTCTGTGCACTACCGTGTTTATGTAGATTGGAGGTGGTATGCAGACCGAGAGTCTGACACAGTCTGACTCTGTCTCCTGTGTTTCCCTGCTCATGCTTGTGTTTCTacatctctgcagtggctgctgTCTGTGATTGACGAGCTCTTGTCCGGTGGAGCCTTCAATGATAACAGGAAAGTCTCCACCTTTCTGCACATTGTGGAGTCCACCCTGGGGCTGATCGGACCCCTCATACAGACCCCGGGGACAAATATGTCCTCCAAGCACACAGGTTTGATATATACttgcagcttctttttttttttgcttctttgcttttttttctcctttttattcacagtttattGATCACTTATACAGAAAGATTCAAAGGCAACGTATTCTTTTCAGAGTTTTGCACTCATTTTACAACGCTTCAGATGTAAAGTTAATAAACAGACAAGCAATAAGTGTTAATAAAAAGCTTGTCTTTACATCTGGGTCCAGAGGTGGAGCTGTGGGTACATAAAGGGGCAGAGCTACCCAGGGGGGCTGTGACGGCATCATCCAATGAAACTCGGCTGGACATGCAGATGGAGACAGCTGCAGGAGATCCCTCCGATTACCCTGGTGATGATCAGACCTAATGAACACATTTGTTCCCACTTGTATCAACACACAGATGATTTGCTAATGTAATGAATAGCAACTTAGTCCAGTGTTGCTTTGATTCCAACAGGCTTTGCAACGCTCTCCTTGCTGAGCTACGGGAACCTGGAGGACTCTGCAGACGGCTTCTTTGGTGAGATGAAACCCCCGGAGAACCACAGCTTCAAGATCAACTCCAAGGTGGTGACCGTCACCGTcagcaacagaaacacaagctaCCTCGACCCGCCGGTCAAACTGACCTTCAACCACCTGAGTGAGgtacagaggaaagaaaaggtattttttttctgctggtGTGTAATTGGAATATACGATATACATGTCTCTAATTCAAGTGGTGTCTTCATGTCTTTTACAGTTAAATGAAACCAGCCACTGTGTCTTCTGGAATTCCTCATTGGATGGAGGGGCGTGGTCTCCTCATGGCTGCACAGTGGTGGAGTCCAATCCAAAATACACTGTGTGTTCCTGCACCCACCTGAGCAGCTTTGCCGTGCTCATGGCACTCTACGACGTGAAGGTTCAAACTCTTTTTCACATGCAGGATCAAACAAAGAGTTGAGGGTTTATAACTTCAGTCTTTTCATCTGCAGTGTAAATcaagtcagatttatttatattgcacaGTCAATGGCAAGAACCAAGCCAGGACAAtatgtgattaaaatgtttgaatatatatatatatatatatatatatatatatatatatatgtatatatatatatatataaaggggTGAGGGGTGGAAATGAAGGAAGGAGGATAAATGGATGTGGGTTGACAGTATATGCTTGACAggggatctctctctctctctctctctctctctctctctctctctctctccctctctccctctctctctctctcgcagcATAAGTTTGAGTTGCAACTCATCACCTGGGTGGGTCTGCCCCTTTCGCTTATTTGCCTGTTCGCGTGCATCCTGACGTTCTCGCTGATCCGCTCCATCAAGAGCACAAGAACCAccatccacctccacctctgcatcagcctcttcatctccatcctcatcttcctcgcAGGCATCTCTCGCACGGAGAACCGGGTAAAATAGACCAAATACAGCTTGCGTGATCAAAAATTCCTGCACTGTCCAAATGAGTGCCGTCTCTGACACTGAATGATTTATGTGGGTGCTGAATTTTTACTGTATGAACAACCTTTAATTCTCTTTCCCCATTCCTCAGCATCCTTTGTGCCTTTCTCACTGCTGCCATCCCCATCTCTCTCCTGCATTAGGCTGGCTGTGTAGTGGTTGCAGGGCTGCTGCATTTCTTTTTCCTGGCAGCATTTTGCTGGATGTGTCTGGAGGGCATCCAACTCTTCCGGATGGTGGTGCTGGTCTTCAACACCCACTTCAAAACCTTGTACATGATGGCAGGTGGCTATGGAGTCCCAGCTGTGATTGTCACCATCTCTGCCTTAGCTAATCCCAAAGGTTACGGCACTGAGACATAGTAAGGTCCCTCCACTGATgctgagttttttatttttttattcaagctTCGGTTCATGTTGACCCACGGTTTTGCTCAATGATTTTCCAGTTGTTGGTTGAACCTGGAGTTCATTTCGAGTTTCCTGGGCCCTGTCTGTGTGATCATCGCTGTAAGTAAGAAAACCATTAGTGGGCTGAACAATTAACCTTGAAAGTTGTCTTCAGTACTTTAATTTTTAAaacctctcctctgtttcctttcaGGTCaacatcttcttctttctcatcACAGTCTGGAAGTTGGCACAGAAGTTCTCGAGTTTAAACCCTGACCTGGAcaatttgcagaaaataaagTAATACAGCGTTTGACAGGAAACATGCATGTTGTTTATGTCTGGGCATTTGATCTGTTCCAATAAATAACAGGCTCTTTGAGATTAGTGCCTCAGATTTGACCAGAGGGTTTCCTTTACATGTATCTTTGCTGCCTCCTGCAGGGCATTCACTATTACTGCAGTGGCTCAGCTGTGCGTGTTGGGCACCATGTGGATCTTTGGATGTTTCCAGTTCGAAGAGAGCACCATAGTTCTGTCTTACCTGTTCACCATCTTTGGCAGCCTTCAGGGGGTGATGCTCTTCGTCATGCACTGTCTGTGTACCAAACAGGTCGGTTTTTGCTCGTctgaaacaataaataacaagCTCTTCTGCACTTTTAAACTCATATTCTAACATGTGATCCAATGCAGGTCAGGGAAGAATACAGAAACATCCTACAAAGGTGCTGTGCACCCCAGAAGAAGAAATACTCAGAGTTCAGCTACTCCAACTCCAGCAAACCACATGTAAGCTGTATCCAATTCTATACTTATGTTTCTTGTTTATAGAATTAGTCATATCCAACTGTATTTCCCTATAACTGCAATTTGTACTGAAGCAATGTGAAACTGAGTAATATCTGATACGGTTTTTCtatttggttgttttcataTGAAACGCCAATTTTTTTAAGGAGGAAGAGGTTGTTATATATGTCAAGCAgaagtcaaattaaatcaaaaaaatgaatatgcaTTTGGACAGCCCAGATTAACACTTGATCTGTAATTGAATTGTTTAAAGGACTGTTAATCTATATTCCAGGGTGACATTATACGAGTTTGAGAGGAGATGTGAAGTGTGTCATAAATGATGGGGCCAACACAAACCTTGTCATGATTATAAAAGTgcactcaaagtgctttgtgACTGATCTgactcctcctccctgtcatcCTCAGGCGTCCAAGAGCTCCCAGGACACGGGAGAGTCTCAGATCTGACGAGACGGAACAGTTACTCAAGAGCAAAGCGGGAATTACTGTATATATGCACTCTTATTAGTGGCCAAGGCAAGTTTGCTTTACTGCAAAATGGTGTAAATAGTAGCTTTCATTAACATGAGCTGGTCCTTTGTATTTTGACAAGGATTTGAGGGATTTCcttgaaaaaataatatattgattttggagcaaaaatacaaatgatagATGATATTTTATGAAGACCTGTTTATTGGGTACATCGAATACAGCTTGTTGTGTCGTCCAGGTacttaaaacaacagacagagacaatcTGAAGGATATTTTACAAGGCAAGCACTTTCTTTGATCCACTCACTGGGTAACGTACGaccaaaaaactaaattaagatACGGAGATGgattttaaatgtatgtatgtttgtgtatatatccCGGGTTCTTTTATTTGACTGCATTCTCTGTTCTGCATGCTGTAACTTCTTTTATGTATTGTatctacatttgaaaatattatttttatttacctAGTTCAAATAAgtttaaaaactgtaattttatattttatgtacgATCGCCTAAAGAATATATTAAATGTATGTGAGTAAGTGCTGGTTCATTACACATTTAGCATTTCGAATTAATGATTTTATCTTTCGTAGTGTAATTACCAGATGTGTTGtatcatgtgtgtatttgtgtgtgtgtgtgtgtgtgtgtgtggttttgtttgttcaTACCTTTTCATGCCTCTGCTGGAAGCTTTAAAATAAAGCACTTATTCTGATGCATCTC harbors:
- the LOC133971333 gene encoding adhesion G protein-coupled receptor E1 isoform X1, with amino-acid sequence MAGRWNLMILALCLSVFTVLSTAPCPKGFFLKKQKCFDIDECAVDDDYPDGPCGDNTVCTNTNGSFYCQCEEGFRSSGDVDFSADSHVTCRDIDECSGVKDICEPNADCYNSIPFYSCICKDGYISTPRVEKFIHGDNVTCIDIVECEENNYCGQHATCINTIGSHLCVCNAGFETKSGKSNFTDGQEKCEDICVIDQTICGNGTCHHGAGGHYCVCHAGFTNYGVKGSRCSAFNCEDFKDMNDLIGKFNGAHDLVVHLEKTCLKLTESNNLSGEKLLRWLLSVIDELLSGGAFNDNRKVSTFLHIVESTLGLIGPLIQTPGTNMSSKHTEVELWVHKGAELPRGAVTASSNETRLDMQMETAAGDPSDYPGFATLSLLSYGNLEDSADGFFGEMKPPENHSFKINSKVVTVTVSNRNTSYLDPPVKLTFNHLSEVQRKEKLNETSHCVFWNSSLDGGAWSPHGCTVVESNPKYTVCSCTHLSSFAVLMALYDVKHKFELQLITWVGLPLSLICLFACILTFSLIRSIKSTRTTIHLHLCISLFISILIFLAGISRTENRAGCVVVAGLLHFFFLAAFCWMCLEGIQLFRMVVLVFNTHFKTLYMMAGGYGVPAVIVTISALANPKGYGTETYCWLNLEFISSFLGPVCVIIAVNIFFFLITVWKLAQKFSSLNPDLDNLQKIKAFTITAVAQLCVLGTMWIFGCFQFEESTIVLSYLFTIFGSLQGVMLFVMHCLCTKQVREEYRNILQRCCAPQKKKYSEFSYSNSSKPHASKSSQDTGESQI
- the LOC133971333 gene encoding adhesion G protein-coupled receptor E1 isoform X2, whose amino-acid sequence is MAGRWNLMILALCLSVFTVLSTAPCPKGFFLKKQKCFDIDECAVDDDYPDGPCGDNTVCTNTNGSFYCQCEEGFRSSGDVDFSADSHVTCRDIDECSGVKDICEPNADCYNSIPFYSCICKDGYISTPRVEKFIHGDNVTCIDIVECEENNYCGQHATCINTIGSHLCVCNAGFETKSGKSNFTDGQEKCEDICVIDQTICGNGTCHHGAGGHYCVCHAGFTNYGVKGSRCSAFNCEDFKDMNDLIGKFNGAHDLVVHLEKTCLKLTESNNLSGEKLLRWLLSVIDELLSGGAFNDNRKVSTFLHIVESTLGLIGPLIQTPGTNMSSKHTEVELWVHKGAELPRGAVTASSNETRLDMQMETAAGDPSDYPGFATLSLLSYGNLEDSADGFFGEMKPPENHSFKINSKVVTVTVSNRNTSYLDPPVKLTFNHLSELNETSHCVFWNSSLDGGAWSPHGCTVVESNPKYTVCSCTHLSSFAVLMALYDVKHKFELQLITWVGLPLSLICLFACILTFSLIRSIKSTRTTIHLHLCISLFISILIFLAGISRTENRAGCVVVAGLLHFFFLAAFCWMCLEGIQLFRMVVLVFNTHFKTLYMMAGGYGVPAVIVTISALANPKGYGTETYCWLNLEFISSFLGPVCVIIAVNIFFFLITVWKLAQKFSSLNPDLDNLQKIKAFTITAVAQLCVLGTMWIFGCFQFEESTIVLSYLFTIFGSLQGVMLFVMHCLCTKQVREEYRNILQRCCAPQKKKYSEFSYSNSSKPHASKSSQDTGESQI